Proteins co-encoded in one Streptomyces sp. NBC_01283 genomic window:
- the scpB gene encoding SMC-Scp complex subunit ScpB, which yields MNPTSAESPAGDLAGAVADLELRPALEAVLMVVDEPATEEHLAKIVDRPRRQVADALRELADEYTVQKRGFELRLVAGGWRFYTRPEYAAAVERFVLDGQQARLTQAALETLAVVSYRQPVSRSRVSMVRGVNCDGVMRTLLQRGLVEEAGAEPETGAILYRTTNYFLERMGLRGLDELPELAPFLPEAEAIEAETLEGVPSFDPDAPDAPGYEYTEGTVD from the coding sequence ATGAACCCCACGAGTGCCGAGAGTCCTGCGGGAGACCTGGCGGGCGCCGTCGCCGATCTGGAGCTGCGGCCCGCCCTGGAGGCCGTCCTCATGGTCGTCGACGAACCGGCCACCGAGGAGCATCTCGCCAAGATCGTCGACCGGCCCCGGCGGCAGGTCGCCGACGCGCTGCGGGAGCTCGCCGACGAGTACACCGTGCAGAAGCGGGGCTTCGAGCTGCGGCTCGTGGCGGGCGGCTGGCGGTTCTACACCCGGCCCGAGTACGCCGCGGCCGTGGAGCGCTTCGTCCTCGACGGGCAGCAGGCGCGGCTCACCCAGGCGGCCCTGGAGACCCTCGCGGTCGTCTCGTACCGCCAGCCGGTCAGCCGTTCCCGGGTCTCGATGGTGCGCGGAGTGAACTGTGACGGCGTGATGCGGACGCTCCTCCAGAGGGGTCTGGTGGAGGAGGCGGGCGCGGAACCCGAAACAGGTGCGATCCTGTATAGGACGACGAACTACTTTCTGGAGCGGATGGGCCTGCGCGGCCTGGACGAGCTCCCGGAGCTCGCGCCCTTCCTCCCCGAGGCGGAGGCGATCGAGGCCGAGACGCTGGAAGGCGTTCCGTCGTTCGACCCGGACGCACCCGATGCGCCGGGTTATGAGTACACCGAGGGCACAGTCGACTAA
- a CDS encoding pseudouridine synthase encodes MRSSNGRNSSGNNGGSRGGNSGSRGSSGGRPSGGGRGSGGGRPTGGGRGGSGGGGGGRDYRGSGNSPDRQGRGAGGARDDQAAPKRESKPRPEERRYDVGGDASRKGRGAAARGGAKGGPRAPQGSDRGTRRGAGAPATSREYDARQEERNRERYAGKPKASPPKTFPGAEQEGERLQKVLARAGYGSRRACEELVEQARVEVNGEIVMEQGLRVQPERDEIKVDGLTVATQSYQFFALNKPAGVVSTMEDTEGRQCLGDYVTNRETRLFHVGRLDTETEGVILLTNHGELAHRLTHPKYGVKKVYLAHIVGPIPRDLGKQLKDGIQLEDGYARADHFRVVEQTGKNYLVEVTLHEGRKHIVRRMLAEAGFPVDKLVRTSFGPITLGDQKSGWLRRMSNTEVGMLMQEVDL; translated from the coding sequence ATGCGAAGCAGCAACGGCAGGAACAGCAGCGGAAACAACGGCGGGAGCCGTGGTGGCAACAGCGGCAGCCGTGGCAGCAGCGGTGGGCGCCCGAGCGGCGGCGGTCGCGGGAGCGGCGGTGGCCGCCCGACCGGCGGTGGCCGTGGCGGCAGTGGCGGCGGCGGTGGCGGCCGTGACTACCGGGGTTCCGGTAACAGCCCCGACCGGCAGGGTCGCGGCGCCGGTGGCGCGCGCGACGACCAGGCCGCGCCGAAGCGCGAGAGCAAGCCCCGTCCCGAGGAGCGCCGCTATGACGTAGGCGGCGACGCCTCCAGGAAGGGCCGCGGCGCGGCTGCGCGCGGCGGCGCCAAGGGTGGCCCCAGGGCGCCCCAGGGCTCGGACCGCGGTACCCGGCGCGGCGCGGGAGCGCCCGCGACGTCCCGTGAGTACGACGCGCGGCAGGAAGAGCGCAACCGCGAGCGTTACGCGGGCAAGCCGAAGGCCAGCCCGCCCAAGACCTTCCCGGGCGCCGAGCAGGAGGGCGAGCGGCTGCAGAAGGTCCTCGCCCGCGCGGGCTACGGCTCGCGCCGTGCCTGCGAGGAGCTGGTCGAGCAGGCGCGCGTCGAGGTCAACGGCGAGATCGTGATGGAGCAGGGCCTGCGGGTCCAGCCGGAGCGCGACGAGATCAAGGTCGACGGCCTGACGGTCGCCACCCAGTCGTACCAGTTCTTCGCGCTGAACAAGCCCGCCGGTGTCGTCTCCACCATGGAGGACACCGAGGGCCGCCAGTGCCTGGGCGACTACGTGACCAACCGCGAGACGCGGCTGTTCCACGTCGGCCGCCTGGACACGGAGACCGAGGGCGTCATCCTGCTCACCAACCACGGTGAGCTGGCCCACCGCCTCACGCACCCGAAGTACGGCGTGAAGAAGGTCTACCTCGCGCACATCGTCGGTCCGATCCCGCGTGACCTGGGCAAGCAGCTCAAGGACGGCATCCAGCTCGAGGACGGGTACGCCCGCGCGGACCACTTCCGCGTCGTCGAGCAGACCGGCAAGAACTACCTCGTCGAGGTGACCCTGCACGAGGGCCGCAAGCACATCGTGCGCCGCATGCTCGCCGAGGCGGGCTTCCCGGTCGACAAGCTGGTGCGGACGTCCTTCGGGCCGATCACGCTGGGCGACCAGAAGTCGGGCTGGCTGCGCCGGATGTCCAACACCGAGGTCGGCATGCTGATGCAGGAAGTCGACCTCTAG
- a CDS encoding NUDIX domain-containing protein, producing MQGYDKYAFEPFAVTVDLAVFTVRAGHLHVLLVERGQEPYAGRWALPGGFVLPEESAETAAGRELAEETGLTDSAGLHLEQLRTYSEPDRDPRMRVVSVAFAALVPDPPAVRAGSDAARAEWLPYGTQGPLAFDHDRILADAHDRVCAKFEYTGLATAFCPPEFTLGELRQVYETVWAAELDPANFRRKVLGTSGFVEAIPGAARLTGGRGKPAALYRAGPATSLHPPLLRPSVIPAEPSEGKPS from the coding sequence ATGCAGGGCTACGACAAGTACGCCTTCGAGCCGTTCGCCGTCACCGTCGACCTCGCCGTCTTCACCGTCCGCGCCGGCCACCTGCACGTGCTGCTCGTCGAGCGCGGCCAGGAGCCGTACGCGGGCCGCTGGGCGCTGCCCGGCGGATTCGTGCTGCCGGAGGAGTCCGCCGAGACCGCGGCGGGACGCGAGCTCGCCGAGGAGACCGGCCTCACCGACAGCGCCGGGCTCCACCTGGAGCAGCTGCGCACCTACAGCGAACCGGACCGCGACCCGCGGATGCGCGTCGTCTCGGTCGCCTTCGCGGCGCTCGTCCCCGATCCGCCCGCCGTGCGCGCGGGCAGCGACGCGGCCCGCGCGGAGTGGCTGCCGTACGGCACCCAGGGGCCGCTCGCCTTCGACCACGACCGGATCCTGGCCGACGCCCACGACCGCGTCTGCGCCAAGTTCGAGTACACCGGCCTGGCCACGGCCTTCTGCCCGCCCGAGTTCACGCTCGGCGAGCTGCGGCAGGTCTACGAGACGGTGTGGGCCGCCGAGCTCGACCCGGCCAACTTCCGGCGCAAGGTGCTCGGCACCTCCGGCTTCGTCGAGGCGATCCCCGGTGCCGCGCGCCTGACGGGCGGCCGGGGCAAACCGGCGGCCCTGTACCGCGCCGGGCCCGCCACCTCCCTGCACCCGCCCCTGCTCCGGCCCTCGGTCATTCCCGCGGAACCCTCGGAAGGAAAGCCCTCATGA
- a CDS encoding ADP-ribosylglycohydrolase family protein, producing the protein MKRAATGSLIGLALGDALGFPTEFNDVPSILAKCGPWREMELPRPAIVTDDTQMTLALARGLRTAMDRGLLGPKRMERPVREEFVEWYQSPENNRAPGNTCLKACYLLKTGKPWEEASQVQSKGCGANMRVAPLGFVPGLSDEQRAGAAQLQSALTHGHPTALAASDLTAHAVRLLAEGAELTGLVGLLRSYAYENRETYHHRWLGDLWTRGGAPTPGAFIAEGWDECLAVLERLESALRGANPETDPCLATGAGWIAEEALATGLLCFLMFPDEPLTALRRAACTSGDSDSIACLAGAFAGAHLGADAWPAEWAGRIEYRDELLEFGALWDGDA; encoded by the coding sequence ATGAAGCGTGCCGCCACCGGATCCCTCATAGGCCTGGCCCTGGGGGACGCGCTCGGCTTCCCGACCGAGTTCAACGACGTGCCGTCGATCCTCGCCAAGTGCGGGCCCTGGCGGGAGATGGAGCTGCCGAGGCCCGCGATCGTCACGGACGACACGCAGATGACGCTGGCCCTGGCGCGCGGGCTGCGGACCGCCATGGACCGGGGGCTGCTCGGGCCGAAGCGGATGGAGCGGCCGGTACGCGAGGAGTTCGTGGAGTGGTACCAGTCACCGGAGAACAACCGCGCGCCCGGCAACACCTGCCTGAAGGCCTGCTACCTCCTCAAGACCGGCAAGCCGTGGGAGGAGGCGAGCCAGGTGCAATCCAAGGGCTGCGGAGCCAACATGCGGGTCGCGCCCCTCGGCTTCGTCCCCGGCCTGAGCGACGAACAGCGGGCGGGCGCCGCCCAGTTGCAGTCCGCGCTCACGCACGGCCACCCGACGGCGCTCGCCGCCTCCGACCTGACCGCGCACGCCGTGCGGCTGCTCGCGGAGGGGGCCGAGCTCACGGGGCTCGTGGGGCTGCTGCGCTCCTACGCGTACGAGAACCGCGAGACGTACCACCACCGCTGGCTCGGTGACCTGTGGACGCGCGGCGGGGCGCCGACCCCGGGGGCCTTCATCGCCGAGGGCTGGGACGAGTGTCTCGCCGTCCTGGAACGCCTGGAGTCCGCACTGCGCGGCGCCAATCCGGAGACCGACCCCTGCCTGGCCACCGGCGCGGGCTGGATCGCCGAAGAGGCCCTCGCCACCGGACTGCTCTGCTTCCTGATGTTCCCCGACGAGCCCCTCACCGCCCTGCGCAGGGCCGCCTGCACCTCGGGCGACTCCGACTCGATCGCCTGCCTGGCCGGCGCCTTCGCGGGCGCGCACCTGGGCGCGGACGCCTGGCCCGCCGAGTGGGCCGGGCGGATCGAGTACCGCGACGAGCTGCTCGAATTCGGGGCGCTCTGGGACGGGGACGCCTAG
- a CDS encoding DNA polymerase beta superfamily protein, whose product MHRPTDLDLVRDHTVYACVMGSRAFGLATDGSDTDRRGVFLAPTPLFWHFEKPPTHVDGPADEQFSWELERFCELALRANPNILECLHSPLVEQLTDTGRELLALRDAFLSRQVHTTFGRYALGQHKKLEADVRLHGAPRWKHAMHLLRLLTSCRDLLRTGSLTIDVGDQREPLLAVRRGEVSWQDVESWMTRLAAEADEAATRTPLPAGPDRRRIEDFLFRVRRESAGAA is encoded by the coding sequence ATGCACCGCCCCACGGACCTGGACCTCGTACGCGACCACACCGTCTACGCCTGCGTGATGGGCTCGCGCGCCTTCGGCCTGGCCACGGACGGCAGCGACACCGACCGCAGGGGCGTCTTCCTGGCCCCCACGCCGCTCTTCTGGCACTTCGAGAAGCCGCCCACGCACGTGGACGGCCCCGCGGACGAGCAGTTCAGCTGGGAGCTCGAGCGCTTCTGCGAGCTGGCCCTGCGCGCCAACCCGAACATCCTGGAGTGCCTGCACTCCCCCCTCGTGGAGCAGCTCACGGACACCGGCCGCGAACTCCTGGCCCTGCGCGACGCGTTCCTGTCCCGCCAGGTCCACACCACCTTCGGCCGCTACGCACTCGGCCAGCACAAGAAGCTGGAAGCGGACGTACGCCTGCACGGCGCTCCCCGCTGGAAGCACGCCATGCACCTCCTGCGCCTCCTGACGAGCTGCCGCGACCTGCTGCGCACCGGCAGCCTGACGATCGACGTCGGCGACCAGCGAGAGCCCCTGCTGGCGGTCAGGCGCGGCGAGGTGTCCTGGCAGGACGTCGAGTCCTGGATGACCCGCCTCGCGGCGGAGGCGGACGAGGCAGCCACCCGCACCCCGCTCCCCGCCGGGCCGGACCGCCGCCGGATCGAGGACTTCCTGTTCCGTGTACGACGGGAGTCGGCGGGCGCGGCCTAG
- a CDS encoding Rieske (2Fe-2S) protein → MSGAPPSRRTVIAAGGAVALTAGCSKYGDEGAAEPEEPPKSETSSAAPSKSGGKRGKEQPPPQAEELAKTSDIPVGGGKIFKDKKVVVTQPEKGDFKAFSAVCTHSGCTVGSVEGGTINCPCHGSKYRVADASVADGPAPRPLPPRNIDVTGNSITLG, encoded by the coding sequence ATGAGCGGCGCACCGCCCTCACGGCGCACGGTCATCGCCGCGGGCGGCGCGGTCGCGCTGACCGCCGGGTGCAGCAAGTACGGGGACGAGGGCGCGGCGGAGCCGGAGGAGCCGCCGAAGTCGGAGACCAGCTCGGCAGCGCCGTCGAAGTCCGGCGGGAAGCGCGGGAAGGAGCAGCCGCCGCCCCAGGCCGAGGAGCTGGCCAAGACGTCCGACATCCCGGTCGGCGGCGGGAAGATCTTCAAGGACAAGAAGGTGGTCGTGACCCAGCCGGAGAAGGGTGACTTCAAGGCCTTCTCCGCGGTCTGCACCCACTCGGGCTGCACGGTCGGCTCGGTGGAGGGCGGCACGATCAACTGCCCCTGCCACGGCAGCAAGTACCGGGTGGCGGACGCCTCGGTGGCGGACGGCCCCGCGCCGCGCCCGCTGCCCCCGCGGAACATCGACGTCACCGGAAATTCGATCACGCTCGGCTAG
- a CDS encoding DUF6529 family protein — MSVDPNAATQGGFGPPPGMGDHRRPHPARYVVPALVAAVVAIGLGVYGRTHDPEGTAFNLAGFSSTSAVKAWLGTTAFAFALVQVVSAFMVYGRLPGPSWSSALHRWSGRIAFLTAVPVAVHCLYALGYQTSSSRVMWHSLLGCFFFGAFSAKMLLLRSEKLPGWLLPVVGGLLFVVLTVVWLTSALWFFRTFGVTT; from the coding sequence ATGAGCGTCGATCCGAACGCCGCGACACAGGGCGGCTTCGGCCCGCCTCCGGGCATGGGCGACCACCGCCGCCCGCACCCGGCCCGCTACGTCGTCCCCGCCCTCGTCGCCGCCGTGGTCGCGATCGGCCTCGGGGTGTACGGCAGGACGCACGACCCCGAGGGCACGGCCTTCAACCTCGCCGGGTTCAGCAGCACGAGCGCGGTCAAGGCCTGGCTCGGCACGACGGCGTTCGCCTTCGCGCTGGTCCAGGTCGTCTCGGCGTTCATGGTGTACGGACGCCTGCCGGGCCCGTCCTGGTCGTCGGCGCTGCACCGCTGGTCGGGCCGGATCGCGTTCCTGACGGCGGTCCCGGTGGCGGTGCACTGCCTCTACGCGCTCGGCTACCAGACGTCCTCGTCCCGGGTGATGTGGCACTCGCTGCTCGGCTGCTTCTTCTTCGGCGCGTTCAGCGCCAAGATGCTGCTGCTCCGCTCGGAGAAGCTGCCCGGCTGGCTGCTTCCGGTGGTCGGCGGACTGCTCTTCGTGGTCCTCACGGTGGTCTGGCTGACGTCGGCACTGTGGTTCTTCCGTACGTTCGGGGTGACGACATGA
- a CDS encoding YidB family protein, producing MAGNDLGSLLGGLLGGGQGGQGGQAGGSGGGNVLGSLLGGLLGGGAGGAGSGGGQGGSGGGNPLGGLMDMITKSGLVSQDQLDSWVGKGDNQPLSPDQVKQAVPDETLDKVATDAGVSRDEAADQIARQLPQAVDKLTPEGQVPTGSLEDIIREQKL from the coding sequence ATGGCGGGTAACGATCTGGGAAGCCTGCTCGGCGGTCTCCTCGGCGGCGGTCAGGGGGGCCAAGGCGGCCAGGCCGGTGGCTCCGGAGGCGGCAACGTCCTCGGCTCGCTGCTCGGCGGCCTGCTGGGCGGCGGCGCGGGCGGCGCGGGCAGCGGCGGCGGTCAGGGCGGCTCCGGCGGCGGCAACCCGCTGGGCGGCCTGATGGACATGATCACGAAGTCGGGCCTGGTCAGCCAGGACCAGCTGGACTCCTGGGTCGGCAAGGGCGACAACCAGCCGCTGAGCCCGGACCAGGTCAAGCAGGCCGTCCCCGACGAGACCCTGGACAAGGTGGCCACCGACGCGGGCGTCAGCCGTGACGAGGCCGCCGACCAGATCGCCCGGCAGCTCCCGCAGGCCGTCGACAAGCTGACCCCCGAGGGGCAGGTCCCGACGGGCTCGCTGGAGGACATCATCAGGGAGCAGAAGCTCTGA
- the aroH gene encoding chorismate mutase, with translation MAVRAVRGAVQLERDTADHMDEQVSELLTAILERNELTQDDLISIWFTATPDLHSDFPAAAARRLGIVDVPLICAQELQIEGAMPRVVRVLAHIESPRPRAEITHVYLGAAATLRKDIAQ, from the coding sequence GTGGCGGTACGAGCGGTCCGGGGCGCCGTCCAACTGGAGCGGGACACCGCCGACCACATGGACGAGCAGGTCAGCGAGCTGCTCACCGCCATCCTCGAGCGGAACGAGCTGACCCAGGACGACCTGATCAGCATCTGGTTCACCGCGACGCCCGATCTGCACAGCGACTTCCCCGCCGCGGCCGCGCGCAGGCTCGGCATCGTGGACGTCCCGCTGATCTGCGCGCAGGAGCTGCAGATCGAGGGCGCCATGCCGCGGGTCGTCCGCGTCCTCGCGCACATAGAGTCCCCCCGGCCCCGCGCCGAGATCACGCACGTCTACCTGGGCGCCGCGGCCACTCTGCGCAAGGACATCGCCCAGTGA
- a CDS encoding prephenate dehydrogenase has translation MRTALVIGTGLIGTSAALALVSRGVTVHLADHDPGQARTAAALGAGTDEMPEGRVDLCVVAVPPAHVAATLADVMRRDVARGYLDVASVKGGPRRELEALGVDLTPYIGTHPMSGRERSGPLAATADLFEGRPWVLTPTRDADTEVLNLALELVALCRAVPVVMDADAHDRAVALVSHMPHLVSSMVAARLENAEETAVRLCGQGIRDVTRIAASDPRMWIDILSANPGPVADLLSAVATDLDETVTALRALQSADDAKRSEGAAGVESVLRRGNAGQVRVPGKHGAAPAAYEVVAVLIDDQPGQLARIFADADRAGVNIEDVRIEHATGQQAGLVQLLVEPKAVPILAAALRERGWSIRQ, from the coding sequence GTGAGAACTGCTCTCGTCATCGGCACCGGCCTGATCGGCACCTCCGCCGCCCTCGCCCTCGTCTCGCGCGGCGTGACCGTGCACCTCGCCGACCACGATCCCGGGCAGGCCCGTACGGCAGCCGCGCTCGGCGCCGGCACCGACGAGATGCCCGAGGGCCGGGTCGACCTGTGTGTCGTCGCCGTGCCACCCGCGCACGTCGCGGCGACCCTGGCCGACGTCATGCGGCGCGACGTGGCCCGCGGCTACCTCGACGTGGCGAGCGTCAAGGGCGGCCCGCGCAGGGAGCTCGAAGCGCTCGGTGTCGACCTCACCCCGTACATCGGCACGCACCCCATGTCGGGCCGCGAGCGCAGCGGCCCGCTGGCCGCCACCGCCGACCTCTTCGAGGGGCGGCCCTGGGTCCTCACGCCGACCCGCGACGCCGACACCGAGGTCCTCAACCTCGCCCTTGAGCTCGTCGCCCTCTGCCGCGCCGTGCCGGTCGTCATGGACGCCGACGCCCACGACCGCGCGGTCGCGCTCGTCTCGCACATGCCGCACCTGGTCTCCAGCATGGTCGCCGCCCGCCTCGAGAACGCCGAGGAGACGGCGGTGCGCCTGTGCGGGCAGGGCATCCGTGACGTCACGCGGATCGCCGCGTCGGACCCGCGGATGTGGATCGACATCCTGTCGGCCAACCCCGGTCCCGTCGCCGATCTGTTGTCCGCCGTCGCCACCGATCTCGACGAGACGGTGACGGCGCTGCGGGCGCTGCAGTCGGCGGACGACGCGAAGCGCAGCGAGGGCGCCGCGGGGGTCGAGAGCGTGCTGCGGCGCGGCAACGCGGGACAGGTCCGGGTGCCCGGCAAGCACGGCGCCGCTCCGGCCGCGTACGAGGTCGTCGCGGTGCTCATCGACGACCAGCCGGGACAGCTGGCCAGGATCTTCGCCGACGCGGACCGTGCCGGGGTGAACATCGAGGATGTCCGCATCGAGCACGCGACAGGGCAGCAGGCGGGCCTCGTGCAGCTCCTGGTGGAGCCGAAGGCGGTCCCGATACTCGCCGCGGCGCTGCGCGAGCGGGGCTGGTCCATCCGGCAGTGA
- the cmk gene encoding (d)CMP kinase: METAPASVIVAIDGPSGTGKSSTSKAVAAQLGLSYLDTGAQYRAITWWMVHNGIELSDPTAIADVAGKPEIISGTDPLAPTITVDGTDVAGPIRTTEVTSKVSAVSAVPEVRARITELQRTIAASAEKGIVVEGRDIGTTVLPDADLKIFLTASPEARAARRSGELKGADVAATREALIKRDTADSSRKTSPLAKAGDAVEVDTTELTLQQVIECVVTLVEEKRAAK; this comes from the coding sequence GTGGAAACCGCCCCGGCATCAGTGATCGTCGCCATCGACGGGCCCTCCGGCACGGGCAAGTCGAGCACCTCGAAGGCCGTCGCCGCCCAGCTCGGCCTCAGCTACCTCGACACCGGCGCCCAGTACCGTGCGATCACCTGGTGGATGGTGCACAACGGCATCGAGCTGAGCGACCCGACCGCCATCGCCGATGTCGCGGGCAAGCCCGAGATCATCTCCGGCACCGACCCGCTCGCCCCGACCATCACGGTCGACGGCACGGACGTCGCGGGGCCGATCCGTACGACCGAGGTCACCTCGAAGGTCAGCGCCGTCAGCGCCGTCCCCGAGGTGCGTGCCCGCATCACGGAGCTGCAGCGCACCATCGCCGCCTCCGCCGAGAAGGGCATCGTCGTCGAGGGGCGTGACATCGGTACGACCGTCCTGCCCGACGCCGACCTGAAAATCTTCCTCACGGCTTCGCCCGAGGCCCGCGCCGCCCGCCGCAGCGGCGAGCTCAAGGGTGCCGACGTCGCCGCCACGCGTGAGGCGCTCATCAAGCGGGACACGGCCGACTCGAGCCGCAAGACGTCCCCGCTGGCCAAGGCCGGCGACGCCGTCGAGGTGGACACCACCGAGCTCACACTGCAGCAGGTCATCGAGTGCGTCGTCACCCTCGTCGAGGAGAAGCGGGCAGCGAAGTGA
- a CDS encoding lysophospholipid acyltransferase family protein, producing the protein MRRHPRRGEAGSEVTAAPSERGAEVGRRIGVGLMYGLWKPRVLGAWKVPATGPVILAVNHSHNVDGPMVMGTAPRPTHFLIKKEAFIGPLDRFLHGIGQVKVDREIADRTAITRALGVLDHGGVLGIFPEGTRGEGDFASLRAGLAYFAVRSGAPIVPVAVLGSTEKRGRLLKGLPPLRSRVDVIFGDPFEAGDDSGRRTRKALDEATVRIQQRLTAHLADARRLTGR; encoded by the coding sequence GTGCGTCGTCACCCTCGTCGAGGAGAAGCGGGCAGCGAAGTGACCGCGGCGCCGTCGGAACGGGGTGCGGAGGTCGGCCGCCGCATCGGCGTCGGCCTCATGTACGGCCTGTGGAAGCCCCGCGTCCTCGGCGCCTGGAAGGTCCCCGCGACCGGCCCGGTGATCCTGGCCGTGAACCACTCCCACAACGTCGACGGCCCGATGGTGATGGGGACGGCCCCCAGGCCGACGCACTTCCTCATCAAGAAGGAAGCGTTCATAGGCCCCCTGGACCGTTTCCTGCACGGCATCGGGCAGGTCAAGGTGGACCGTGAGATCGCCGACCGCACGGCGATCACCCGGGCCCTCGGCGTGCTCGACCACGGCGGCGTCCTCGGGATCTTCCCCGAGGGCACCCGGGGCGAGGGCGACTTCGCCTCGCTGCGCGCCGGGCTCGCCTACTTCGCCGTGCGGAGCGGGGCGCCGATCGTCCCGGTCGCGGTCCTGGGAAGCACGGAGAAGCGCGGACGGTTGTTGAAGGGGCTGCCCCCGCTGCGCAGCAGGGTCGACGTCATCTTCGGCGACCCCTTCGAAGCGGGCGACGACAGCGGACGGCGTACGCGCAAGGCGCTGGACGAGGCGACCGTGCGCATCCAGCAGCGGCTCACCGCGCACCTGGCGGACGCCAGGCGCCTGACCGGGCGCTGA
- the der gene encoding ribosome biogenesis GTPase Der, giving the protein MNDQIQPEGSAEHEHGALGDAEYAEFMELAAEEGFDAEEVEGAIGEAGHGPLPALAVIGRPNVGKSTLVNRIIGRREAVVEDRPGVTRDRVTYEAEWAGRRFKLVDTGGWEQDVLGIDASVAAQAEYAIEAADAVVFVVDATVGATDTDEAVVRLLRKSGKPVVLCANKVDGQSGEADATALWALGLGEPHPVSALHGRGTGDMLDAVLDALPEAPAQSFGAGIGGPRRIALIGRPNVGKSSLLNKVANENRVVVNEMAGTTRDPVDELIELGGIVWKFVDTAGIRKRVHLQQGADYYASLRTAAAVEKAEVAVILIDASESISVQDQRIVTMAVEAGRAIVVAYNKWDTLDEERRYYLEREIETELLQVAWAPRVNVSAETGRHMEKLVPAIEAAIAGWETRVPTGRLNAFLGELVASHPHPIRGGKQPRILFGTQAGTKPPRFVLFSSGFIEHGYRRFVERRLREEFGFEGTPIHISVRVREKRGRKK; this is encoded by the coding sequence ATGAACGACCAGATCCAGCCCGAAGGCTCGGCTGAACACGAGCACGGGGCGCTTGGCGATGCCGAGTACGCGGAGTTCATGGAGCTCGCCGCGGAAGAGGGCTTCGACGCCGAGGAAGTCGAGGGCGCCATCGGTGAGGCGGGCCACGGCCCGCTGCCCGCCCTCGCCGTCATCGGACGCCCGAACGTCGGCAAGTCGACCCTCGTCAACCGCATCATCGGCCGCCGCGAGGCCGTCGTCGAGGACCGCCCCGGCGTGACCCGCGACCGCGTGACGTACGAGGCCGAGTGGGCGGGCCGCCGCTTCAAGCTCGTCGACACCGGTGGCTGGGAGCAGGACGTCCTCGGCATCGACGCGTCCGTGGCCGCCCAGGCCGAGTACGCGATCGAGGCCGCCGACGCGGTCGTCTTCGTCGTGGACGCCACGGTCGGCGCCACCGACACGGACGAAGCCGTCGTGCGCCTCCTGCGCAAGTCCGGCAAGCCCGTCGTCCTGTGCGCCAACAAGGTCGACGGCCAGTCCGGCGAGGCCGACGCCACCGCCCTGTGGGCGCTCGGTCTCGGTGAGCCGCACCCTGTCTCCGCGCTGCACGGCCGCGGCACCGGCGACATGCTGGACGCCGTCCTGGACGCGCTGCCCGAGGCGCCCGCCCAGTCCTTCGGCGCCGGCATCGGCGGCCCCCGCCGCATCGCGCTCATCGGCCGCCCGAACGTCGGCAAGTCGTCGCTGCTCAACAAGGTGGCGAACGAGAACCGCGTGGTCGTCAACGAGATGGCGGGCACCACCCGTGACCCGGTCGACGAGCTCATCGAACTGGGCGGCATCGTCTGGAAGTTCGTGGACACCGCGGGCATCCGCAAGCGCGTGCACCTCCAGCAGGGTGCCGACTACTACGCCTCGCTGCGTACCGCCGCCGCCGTCGAGAAGGCGGAGGTCGCGGTCATCCTGATCGACGCCAGCGAGTCGATCAGCGTCCAGGACCAGCGCATCGTCACGATGGCCGTCGAGGCGGGCCGCGCCATCGTCGTCGCGTACAACAAGTGGGACACCCTCGACGAGGAGCGCCGCTACTACCTGGAGCGGGAGATCGAGACCGAGCTCCTCCAGGTCGCGTGGGCCCCCCGCGTCAACGTCTCCGCCGAGACCGGCCGCCACATGGAGAAGCTCGTCCCGGCGATCGAGGCGGCCATCGCGGGCTGGGAGACGCGCGTCCCGACCGGCAGGCTCAACGCCTTCCTCGGCGAGCTCGTGGCCTCGCACCCGCACCCGATCCGCGGCGGCAAGCAGCCCCGCATCCTCTTCGGCACGCAGGCGGGCACGAAGCCGCCGCGGTTCGTGCTCTTCTCGTCCGGCTTCATCGAGCACGGCTACCGCCGCTTCGTGGAGCGCAGGCTCCGTGAGGAGTTCGGCTTCGAGGGCACGCCGATCCACATCTCGGTGCGGGTCCGCGAGAAGCGCGGCCGCAAGAAGTAG